A stretch of DNA from Methanobrevibacter wolinii SH:
GTTATGCATGCTCCTGAAGAAACAAACTTTTTACATGAAAACGATTCTGCAAGGGATGCAGTTCTTGAAACAGATAAGGATAAAGTGGTTGCAATTCCAGTATTTGATGATAATGAAATTTTAACTGGAGTAATTAGCTCATTTGATATAATAAGCACATTTTCAGATTTATATGAAACTAAAGTTTCTAATCTTTATGAAACAATGCAAGATCAATTAAAAGGAGTTACATGGGATGAACTTATGCAAGCTTCAGCTATTGTTTCTAGACGTGAAACAGGTATTAAAATTACACCAGAAGAATATGACGAGAAAATCCATAATACTACATTTGGAAATGC
This window harbors:
- a CDS encoding CBS domain-containing protein, whose amino-acid sequence is MKAKDMMDKNFITVKADDSINDVSKFLENHREFTCPVVDGNKLIGWITALDLTKGLREGKSIVKEVMHAPEETNFLHENDSARDAVLETDKDKVVAIPVFDDNEILTGVISSFDIISTFSDLYETKVSNLYETMQDQLKGVTWDELMQASAIVSRRETGIKITPEEYDEKIHNTTFGNAIWATGGLEKFFAGLISVGELVIARKVGNRRK